Proteins from a single region of Lysinibacillus sp. JNUCC-52:
- a CDS encoding class I SAM-dependent methyltransferase, whose protein sequence is MEKIEKLFGMLNEHAEKIEKEQNTTLLEGILDGLEAWLDGDVDFSQQGTTKEDVRKSIQIAILKGMRKGSQPNHQMTPDTLGLLVGYFVEQIFADQLAKEKLTMLDPAVGTGNLLLTVMNLLDGKVEASGVEVDELLIRLAAATADLTEQPVSLYRQDALQDLLVDPVDAIVCDLPVGYYPNEEVALDYELCASEGMSYAHHLFIEQSINYTKDGGYLFFLAPTHLFESEQSKQLHKYIQKHAWIQAIIQLPDTMFANKSLEKSIVILQKQGEAFKAPKEVLLAKVPNMQNKQALAMFFEKVKMWQEGK, encoded by the coding sequence ATGGAAAAGATTGAAAAACTATTTGGCATGCTAAATGAGCATGCGGAAAAAATAGAAAAAGAGCAAAATACGACGTTATTAGAAGGTATACTTGATGGACTAGAGGCTTGGCTTGATGGGGATGTAGATTTCTCACAGCAAGGTACAACGAAAGAAGATGTGCGCAAGTCCATTCAAATTGCAATTTTAAAAGGTATGCGTAAAGGTTCACAGCCGAATCATCAAATGACACCAGATACGCTTGGTCTTTTAGTTGGCTATTTCGTGGAACAAATTTTTGCGGATCAATTAGCAAAAGAAAAACTAACAATGCTAGATCCAGCAGTTGGTACTGGTAACTTACTGTTAACGGTCATGAATTTACTCGATGGAAAAGTAGAGGCATCTGGAGTAGAGGTAGATGAGTTATTGATCCGATTAGCCGCAGCAACAGCAGATTTAACAGAACAGCCAGTTTCTTTATATCGTCAGGATGCATTGCAAGACCTATTAGTAGATCCAGTAGATGCCATTGTTTGTGATTTACCAGTCGGTTACTATCCGAATGAGGAAGTGGCGTTAGATTATGAGCTTTGTGCATCTGAGGGAATGAGTTATGCGCATCATTTATTTATTGAACAATCTATTAATTATACGAAAGATGGGGGCTATTTATTTTTCCTAGCTCCGACGCATCTCTTTGAATCTGAACAGTCTAAGCAACTGCATAAGTACATTCAAAAGCACGCATGGATACAAGCAATCATTCAATTGCCAGATACGATGTTTGCTAATAAATCACTTGAAAAGAGTATTGTTATTTTACAAAAACAAGGGGAAGCTTTTAAAGCTCCAAAAGAAGTATTGTTGGCAAAAGTTCCAAATATGCAAAATAAACAAGCGCTTGCGATGTTCTTTGAAAAAGTGAAAATGTGGCAAGAAGGGAAATAA
- the tpx gene encoding thiol peroxidase has translation MAQITFKKGPVTLIGNEVKVGDQAPDFTVLANDLSPVSLKDSEGKIRLFSVVPSLDTGVCDAQTRRFNEEAANLGDNVVIYTVSVDLPFAQKRWCGAAGIDAVQTVSDHRDLSFGEAYGVYIKELRLLARAVFVVDAAGKVTYVEYVPEATDHPNYEAAIAAVKALA, from the coding sequence ATGGCACAAATTACATTTAAAAAAGGTCCAGTAACACTTATTGGTAACGAAGTAAAGGTTGGAGACCAAGCACCAGATTTCACAGTATTAGCAAATGATCTATCACCTGTTTCTTTAAAGGATTCAGAAGGTAAAATTCGTTTATTTAGTGTTGTCCCATCTTTAGATACAGGCGTATGTGATGCACAAACACGTCGTTTTAATGAAGAAGCTGCAAATTTAGGGGATAACGTAGTAATATATACAGTATCTGTTGACCTGCCATTTGCACAAAAACGTTGGTGCGGTGCTGCGGGAATTGATGCTGTTCAAACAGTTTCAGATCATCGCGATCTATCATTCGGTGAAGCATATGGTGTATATATTAAAGAATTACGTCTTCTAGCACGTGCAGTTTTCGTGGTAGATGCAGCTGGAAAAGTAACTTATGTCGAGTATGTACCTGAGGCTACAGATCATCCAAACTACGAAGCAGCAATTGCAGCAGTTAAAGCACTAGCATAA
- a CDS encoding RDD family protein: MTNNEFVLQGTPSIEQQLLNKENTPIVTTKYDLKTAGFWVRFWAFILDGLIISAVVGIVVNPIFYLMDWSLSDSIWYAPISIISAILYYCYFVLMTKFLGQTLGKMAFGLRVVSLQHDKLTWSDVLFREWIGRLISNIIMPLYIFVAILPDNQGIHDYFADTTVVHEKVYVAKETAQPVAQPTAPIQENTKEPEKIEEKPEES, encoded by the coding sequence ATGACAAACAATGAATTCGTTTTGCAAGGGACACCCTCAATTGAACAACAATTGCTAAATAAGGAAAACACACCAATAGTGACTACGAAATATGATTTAAAGACGGCAGGATTTTGGGTGCGCTTTTGGGCATTTATCCTAGATGGATTAATTATTTCAGCTGTTGTAGGAATCGTAGTTAATCCGATATTTTACTTAATGGACTGGTCGTTATCGGATTCAATTTGGTATGCACCTATCTCCATTATTTCAGCTATTCTCTATTACTGTTATTTTGTATTGATGACAAAGTTTTTAGGGCAAACGTTGGGGAAAATGGCTTTCGGGTTACGTGTTGTTTCACTACAACATGACAAACTTACATGGTCAGACGTGCTGTTTCGTGAATGGATTGGTCGCTTAATTAGCAACATAATTATGCCACTTTATATTTTTGTTGCGATTTTACCTGACAACCAAGGCATACATGATTATTTTGCCGATACTACGGTTGTCCATGAAAAGGTATATGTAGCGAAAGAAACAGCACAACCTGTTGCACAACCGACAGCACCCATTCAGGAAAATACAAAAGAGCCTGAAAAGATAGAGGAGAAACCTGAAGAATCTTGA
- the ald gene encoding alanine dehydrogenase: MKIGIPKEIKNNENRVAMTPAGVVSLTHAGHEVYIEAGAGIGSSFTDADYVSAGARIVASAKEAWAQEMILKVKEPVASEYDYFYEGQILFTYLHLAPERELTQALIDKKVVGIAYETVQLANGSLPLLTPMSEVAGKMATQIGAQYLEKNHDGKGILLGGVSGVQRGKVTVIGGGIAGTNAAKIAVGMGADVTVIDLSPERLRQLEDMFGRDVQTLISNPYNIAESVKSSDLVVGAVLIPGAKAPKLVSEEMIQSMQPGSVVVDIAIDQGGIFATSDRVTTHDDPTYIKHGVVHYAVANMPGAVPRTSTIALTNNTIPYALQIANKGYKQACIDNPALKKGVNALDGHITYQAVAEAQGLPYVNVDELIK, translated from the coding sequence ATGAAGATTGGTATTCCAAAAGAAATTAAAAACAACGAAAATCGCGTAGCAATGACACCAGCTGGGGTTGTCTCATTAACGCATGCTGGTCACGAAGTGTATATTGAAGCGGGTGCGGGTATTGGTTCGAGCTTTACAGATGCAGATTACGTGTCAGCGGGTGCGCGCATTGTTGCATCAGCAAAGGAAGCATGGGCTCAAGAAATGATTTTAAAAGTAAAAGAACCCGTAGCATCGGAATACGATTACTTTTATGAAGGACAAATCTTATTTACCTACTTACATTTAGCGCCTGAGCGTGAGTTAACGCAGGCATTAATAGATAAAAAAGTTGTAGGTATCGCCTATGAAACAGTACAACTTGCAAACGGCTCCTTGCCTTTATTAACACCAATGAGTGAAGTGGCAGGTAAAATGGCAACGCAAATTGGTGCGCAGTATTTAGAAAAAAATCATGACGGTAAAGGGATTTTATTAGGTGGCGTATCAGGTGTACAACGCGGAAAAGTTACTGTAATTGGTGGCGGAATTGCTGGTACCAATGCTGCAAAAATCGCTGTTGGTATGGGGGCAGATGTAACGGTCATTGATTTAAGTCCAGAACGTCTACGTCAATTAGAAGATATGTTTGGTCGCGATGTACAAACGCTTATATCTAATCCTTACAATATTGCAGAATCAGTGAAAAGCTCCGATTTAGTTGTAGGTGCTGTTCTAATTCCTGGTGCAAAAGCTCCGAAGCTAGTATCGGAAGAAATGATTCAATCAATGCAGCCTGGTTCTGTTGTCGTTGATATTGCTATTGACCAAGGTGGAATTTTTGCGACATCTGATCGCGTTACAACACACGATGATCCAACGTATATTAAGCATGGGGTAGTACATTATGCTGTTGCGAATATGCCAGGTGCTGTGCCACGTACGTCAACGATTGCTTTAACTAATAATACAATTCCATATGCGTTGCAAATTGCAAACAAAGGCTATAAGCAAGCATGTATTGATAATCCAGCATTGAAAAAGGGTGTTAATGCATTAGATGGACATATTACTTATCAAGCAGTCGCAGAAGCACAAGGCTTGCCATATGTAAATGTTGATGAATTAATTAAATAA
- a CDS encoding M24 family metallopeptidase, translating into MSKVQEIQNYLQKNQIDAAFVTTPDNVFYVSGFKSNPHERLLGVMIFKEAEPFLICPQMEIPDAKAAGWSYEVIGHQDTDNAMDILAQAIIARNVNPLTFAIEKAQLIVERLEALQQSFPQATFVRLDEKINAMRVIKDEDELNKLRKAAQLADYAIEVGCKEIAEGKTEMEILTAIESAIQEKGCKMSFETMVLSGPKSASPHGKPGARKVEKGDMILFDLGVIYDGYCSDITRTVAFGEPSEAQKAIYNAVLAANSNAIAAVKPGVRAMDLDKIARDTITNAGYGEYFTHRLGHGLGISVHEFPSVTGANDMVMEEGMVFTIEPGVYKSDVTGVRIEDDVVVTKDGVEVLTKYPKDLIVL; encoded by the coding sequence ATGTCAAAAGTACAAGAAATCCAAAACTATTTACAAAAAAATCAAATCGATGCTGCTTTCGTTACGACTCCCGATAATGTCTTTTACGTATCTGGTTTCAAAAGTAACCCCCATGAACGATTACTAGGAGTGATGATTTTTAAAGAGGCTGAGCCTTTTTTAATTTGTCCACAAATGGAGATTCCTGATGCAAAAGCTGCAGGCTGGTCATATGAAGTCATCGGCCACCAAGATACAGATAATGCTATGGATATTCTTGCACAAGCAATAATTGCTCGTAATGTAAATCCGTTAACGTTTGCAATTGAAAAAGCACAACTTATTGTTGAGCGTTTAGAAGCTTTACAGCAATCATTTCCACAAGCAACTTTTGTACGTCTAGATGAAAAAATTAATGCAATGCGTGTAATTAAAGATGAAGATGAGTTAAACAAGCTTCGCAAAGCTGCACAACTTGCTGATTATGCAATTGAAGTAGGCTGTAAAGAAATTGCTGAAGGTAAAACTGAAATGGAAATTTTAACAGCTATCGAAAGTGCTATTCAAGAAAAGGGTTGTAAGATGTCCTTTGAGACAATGGTATTAAGTGGTCCTAAATCAGCTTCACCACATGGAAAACCAGGCGCTCGTAAAGTCGAAAAAGGCGATATGATTCTATTTGACTTAGGAGTAATTTACGATGGGTATTGCTCAGACATCACACGTACAGTTGCATTTGGAGAACCTTCTGAAGCACAAAAAGCAATCTATAATGCTGTATTAGCAGCTAATTCAAATGCAATTGCGGCAGTAAAACCTGGTGTACGTGCAATGGACTTAGATAAAATTGCTCGCGACACAATTACTAATGCAGGCTATGGAGAATATTTCACGCATCGACTAGGTCATGGACTTGGTATTTCCGTACATGAATTCCCATCAGTTACGGGCGCAAATGACATGGTAATGGAAGAAGGCATGGTGTTCACAATCGAGCCAGGTGTATACAAATCAGATGTGACAGGTGTACGTATTGAAGATGATGTTGTAGTCACAAAAGATGGAGTGGAAGTTTTAACAAAATACCCTAAAGACTTAATTGTTCTGTAA
- a CDS encoding DRTGG domain-containing protein, with amino-acid sequence MSTKHEKILQYIESLPVGDKISVRQIAKEMQVSEGTAYRAIKEAENRRLVSSIERVGTIRIEKKKKENIERLTFAEIVNIVDGQVLGGKTGLHKTLTKFVIGAMQLEDMMRYTDAGSLLIVGNRFKAHENALRAGAAVLITGGFDTTDDNKQLADSLDLPIISTSYDTFTVATMINRAIYDQLIKKDILFIEDIFVPMTETSVLHNDETIHHFQKLNERTTHGAFPVVTAMNKLVGMITVKDVIGREEDELIEKVMTKNPIAGSMKMSVASAGHRMIWEGIDLLPIVNDDNVLQGVISRQDVLKALQLAQRQPQHGETIDDLVKNEMKVLGDEDLIVEFKVTPQMTNQYGAISYGAFTTLLAEVGSFALKRRKRGDAVAENMTIYFIKPVQMESTLTVKPRILDMSRKFVKMDFEVFNEQMLVGKAMMMFQLLER; translated from the coding sequence TTGTCAACAAAACATGAGAAGATTTTACAATACATCGAATCACTACCCGTGGGCGATAAAATTTCGGTACGACAAATTGCAAAGGAAATGCAAGTGAGTGAAGGAACGGCTTACCGTGCTATTAAAGAAGCGGAAAATCGTCGTCTTGTAAGTTCTATTGAGCGTGTCGGAACAATTCGTATTGAGAAGAAAAAGAAAGAAAATATCGAACGATTAACATTTGCGGAAATTGTTAATATTGTAGATGGCCAGGTACTAGGTGGTAAAACTGGTCTACATAAAACATTAACAAAATTTGTAATCGGCGCGATGCAATTAGAAGATATGATGCGTTATACAGATGCAGGTAGCTTACTGATCGTCGGAAACCGTTTTAAAGCTCATGAAAATGCGCTTCGAGCAGGTGCAGCTGTATTAATTACAGGTGGATTTGATACAACGGATGACAATAAACAGCTTGCCGATTCATTGGATTTGCCGATTATTTCAACTAGTTACGATACTTTCACCGTAGCAACGATGATTAACCGTGCGATTTATGACCAGTTAATCAAAAAAGATATTTTATTTATTGAGGATATTTTCGTGCCAATGACCGAAACATCTGTGCTCCACAATGATGAAACGATTCATCATTTCCAAAAATTAAATGAGCGTACAACGCATGGTGCCTTTCCTGTAGTAACTGCTATGAATAAGCTAGTAGGAATGATTACGGTGAAAGACGTTATCGGTAGGGAAGAGGACGAGCTAATTGAAAAAGTGATGACGAAAAATCCAATTGCTGGATCAATGAAAATGAGCGTCGCTTCCGCAGGGCATCGGATGATTTGGGAAGGGATCGACTTACTGCCGATTGTAAATGACGATAATGTTTTACAAGGAGTAATTAGTCGACAAGATGTGCTAAAGGCGTTGCAGCTTGCACAAAGACAGCCTCAACACGGTGAGACTATAGATGATTTAGTGAAAAATGAAATGAAAGTGCTTGGCGATGAAGATTTAATCGTGGAGTTTAAAGTGACACCGCAAATGACAAACCAATATGGGGCTATTTCTTATGGAGCATTTACAACGTTACTAGCCGAAGTTGGATCATTTGCATTAAAGCGTCGTAAACGTGGCGATGCAGTTGCAGAAAACATGACAATTTATTTCATCAAGCCTGTTCAAATGGAGAGCACGCTTACTGTCAAACCTCGCATATTAGATATGAGCCGTAAGTTCGTAAAAATGGACTTTGAAGTATTTAATGAGCAAATGCTTGTCGGTAAGGCAATGATGATGTTCCAGCTATTGGAGCGTTAA
- a CDS encoding universal stress protein, which yields MANHYKSIVVAVDGSKEAEYAFRKSIDVAKRNEGAVLNLVNVIDTRSFAAIEAYDRSIAERAQAFSEELLNGYKKQAEDEGLANVNLIIEYGSPKNIITKELSKIVDADLIICGATGLNAVERFLIGSVSEAIVRSANCDVLVIRTPEA from the coding sequence ATGGCTAATCATTATAAAAGCATTGTAGTTGCAGTAGACGGTTCTAAAGAAGCGGAGTACGCTTTTCGTAAATCAATCGACGTTGCTAAACGTAACGAAGGTGCCGTATTAAACCTAGTAAACGTTATTGATACGCGTTCATTCGCTGCTATTGAAGCATATGATCGTTCAATCGCTGAACGCGCACAAGCTTTCTCAGAAGAATTATTAAATGGTTACAAAAAACAAGCTGAAGATGAAGGCTTAGCAAACGTAAACCTTATAATTGAGTATGGATCTCCTAAAAATATTATTACAAAAGAACTTTCTAAAATTGTAGATGCAGATTTAATTATTTGTGGCGCTACTGGTTTAAATGCAGTAGAACGCTTCCTAATCGGTTCCGTTTCTGAAGCAATCGTACGTTCAGCAAATTGTGACGTTCTAGTTATTCGTACACCAGAAGCTTAA
- a CDS encoding metal-dependent hydrolase — protein MQISYHGHSVVKIQTNGKTILIDPFINGNSQTDLKVAEEAPDIILLTHGHNDHVGDTVELAKKKDALVIAPNELANWISWQGVKAHPMHIGGAKEFDFGKVKFTQAFHGSSYVTENNEIIYMGMPAGVLLFIEGLTIYHAGDTALFSDMKLIGERHPIDIAFLPIGDNFTMGPEDAACAVSFLKPKIVVPIHYNTFPPIEQDPQIFANLVQNAEVQILKAGEKVNCS, from the coding sequence ATGCAAATTAGTTATCATGGACATTCTGTCGTTAAAATTCAAACAAATGGTAAAACAATTTTAATTGACCCTTTCATTAATGGAAATAGCCAAACCGATTTAAAGGTTGCAGAAGAAGCACCAGATATTATTTTGCTTACACATGGGCATAATGACCATGTGGGGGATACTGTGGAGCTTGCAAAGAAAAAGGATGCACTCGTTATTGCACCGAATGAGTTGGCAAACTGGATTTCTTGGCAAGGAGTGAAAGCGCATCCAATGCATATAGGGGGAGCAAAAGAATTTGATTTTGGAAAGGTGAAATTTACACAGGCTTTCCATGGCTCTTCTTATGTAACCGAAAACAATGAAATTATTTATATGGGTATGCCAGCAGGTGTTTTACTGTTTATCGAAGGATTAACAATTTATCATGCGGGTGATACAGCACTATTTAGTGATATGAAATTAATTGGAGAGCGTCATCCAATTGATATAGCGTTTTTACCAATTGGTGATAATTTTACAATGGGACCTGAAGATGCAGCATGTGCAGTATCATTTTTAAAGCCAAAAATTGTTGTACCAATTCATTATAATACATTCCCTCCGATTGAACAGGATCCGCAAATTTTTGCTAATTTAGTACAAAATGCAGAAGTTCAAATTTTAAAAGCGGGTGAAAAAGTAAACTGTTCCTAA